AGGAGGCTACAGATGATGGAGATCAGAAGCCATAAGCAGCAGCATATGTCACAATCAAAGGGTGAAAGGGAGACAGAAAGCACCTTTGGAAAGTGGAATAGTATCGCTTACCAAGTGAGAAActccttaattttcttttcactaACAAACTAATTCATCGATACTGAATACTGATTATTACAATCCCATATTTTATTCTGAGTAGAAAAACAAACTTAGTCTCTGAAGTTTCATCCCAATTTTAGCTACATCCTCAGATTTCAACTTTACCAATTTAGCTCTTCCTGTGCAGCAATATGTCCTACTAATTGTCTACCATATAAAAGTATATTTTGGCATCAATGTCTAATTTTTAAACTAAGAAAACTGCTACATTAAATAACTTTTGACTTGACTTATTTCCTCAAACAATTCACATATCAAAAGGATGTAAACATTATGCATGAGAAACTTCATGGAGTAAACTATATTTAGTTCATGCGTTTGTATCACAGTGAATATGCATAAGCGGTACTTACAAGTGTGTTCTTGAAAATCTGGCTAATTTGCACATGTGCCCCTGCGGAGAATACAGACGCAAAAATGGTTTTGCATATGTACCCCAGGTAGGAGCATGATTGCAACTAAAACACAATTCTCAAGGATATGCAGGAAAATACAAACTTGTTGGGGCAACTGTATAATTTCAAACATTTGTaacaatatatgtacaaaaatATTGCATTACAGATATTGAAACACCACAGAAATACTGGTTGTAAATGAAATCAGAATCAAACTTCATGGGTCATATTTGAACTCGAACCCTATAAATACTAGCCGATCAAACAGTCAAAAAGAAAATGGAAGATTTTATGTTCATTTACATTAGGTTGTTACTATTTGACTTTGATGATATTTTGCCATGCAGTTGGAAGCCGAAGGGCACAACGGATGGGATGATAGCATACTCACAAAGGAGGAGGTAGAAGCCAGAACGAGGAGAAAGGTGGAGGCAGTGACTAAGAGGGAGAGAGGCATTGCCTATGCTTACTCCCACCAGGTATATATCTGGTTATGGCTTACTCTATGATCAAGCATCAATTActagtttctattttctatgAAAGCTTAAGTTGATATCCTCACCTCTGAACTCGAGACCTTTAGCAGGCCAATGCTATGAATCTTGGATCAAATGGACACAGCTCTTTTCGCTTCAACTAAATAATTCAGTCGTCAACTAGATTTCAACTCAGAAACTCCTGTTTAGATGTCATACATAACAATTGCATTCTCTCAAAGCTTAAGATGTTAGTGACACTCATAAGAAAGTAGAACTACTCAGGACCTACTGTTTAGATGTCATATATAACAATTGCATTCTCTAAGCTTAAGATGTTAGTGACACTCTATGAAAGTAGAACATTTGAACCTTTAAATAAAGTGGCTATTCATAAACAGTAAAATGAAATAAGGGGAAATATTTGACAAAGAATCATATGCAACTATGCATCAACGATAAATTATGACTATCTAATAAGCAAAGTTAGTTAATACAAGTTAATTTTACATGGCATTAAAGCACTAGGTAAAATTATCtctagataataataataataataataataattcaacaaaattttgatgtattcATATGATTTAACATTTTATTACCATGAAGCAGCATAACAACAGCTTTTAAGCTAATTGCGTAGTTCACTAATTGAACAATTAAGAATAAAGTgaccattttctttttccctcttccTCTGTCTCCTTCCTGAAGCCGCCACAGAGCTCCATCCCCGCCCAGGCCGCCACCGCCACCCTCCTCCACTCCGGTCACCACCCATGGCGGTGGGCCCATCTCGACCGCCACCTCCCCACACCCGACCCCCACCCCTCCCGCGCCactcctaaccctaaccctaaccctaaacctaattCCGCTACCCCTCGCCCCGCTTCCGTCGCCTCCACCGTCACCACGGCCAGAATGTGGCCCCATCCGCCGTCGAGGCgcaccaccgccgctgccgccgccgccgccgtgagGGACGACGATAGCCTAACGAGCTGCCCCCCCTTCGGCGTCCCCAACTACATGGCGCCCACCGCCTCCGCCATGGCCAGGGTAAGGGCCCACCACGCCGACCACCACCAACTCCGCCGCCGCGAGGAGAAGCGGCGGCGCCCTTTCTCCTTCGCGCGCTGGATCGGCGGCgcgaaggaggcggcggcgccaccctcctcctcctccacctccgccatcgccgccgccgccgccgccgccgcggcggaggggaggagggggaagCACCGCTCGACGCTGTCGATTAGCGGGTTTAGTGTGGATTCGACCGTTTCCTTACCCGCCGGGGTCGGGAGGCGGCCGTTTAAATAGTAGGGTGCTGAAGGTAAATTTCACTGCCACTCCCTAAACTTTTATTCAAATATCACTTTGgtccttaaattt
This DNA window, taken from Ananas comosus cultivar F153 linkage group 5, ASM154086v1, whole genome shotgun sequence, encodes the following:
- the LOC109710548 gene encoding protein IQ-DOMAIN 14-like; amino-acid sequence: MGKKGSWFAALKRALAPSSKDKPTNVLEKRSIKEKKKWGFGKSKHGDVNSFIPLYREPSSIEKILGDAEMEQQQQRTTHQLAPEKIEIDKKDNIQYVSPKKIETQKEQHHREHQVPPKKVDSGRERQYRERQNRVLHQVSSEKVQMYKPRPRITPTHAHISATKIQAAYRGYLARRNYRALKGLIRLQGVMRGVSVKRQTMNTMRYMQALVRIQSQIHARRLQMMEIRSHKQQHMSQSKGERETESTFGKWNSIAYQLEAEGHNGWDDSILTKEEVEARTRRKVEAVTKRERGIAYAYSHQPPQSSIPAQAATATLLHSGHHPWRWAHLDRHLPTPDPHPSRATPNPNPNPKPNSATPRPASVASTVTTARMWPHPPSRRTTAAAAAAAVRDDDSLTSCPPFGVPNYMAPTASAMARVRAHHADHHQLRRREEKRRRPFSFARWIGGAKEAAAPPSSSSTSAIAAAAAAAAAEGRRGKHRSTLSISGFSVDSTVSLPAGVGRRPFK